From one Neofelis nebulosa isolate mNeoNeb1 chromosome 4, mNeoNeb1.pri, whole genome shotgun sequence genomic stretch:
- the PNPLA6 gene encoding patatin-like phospholipase domain-containing protein 6 isoform X4 codes for MGASSHGPSVTSSGAGDLAEWDGDGGVPASVEGSAGRICDAQPVPFIPQVLGVMIGAGVAVLVTAVFILLLVRRLRVQKTPAPDGPRYRFRKRDKVLFYGRKIMRKVSQSTSSLVDASVSTTSRPRMKKKLKMLNIAKKILRIQKEAPTLQRKEPPPAVLEADLTEGDLANSHLPSEVLYMLKNVRVLGHFEKPLFLELCRHMVFQRLSQGDYVFRPGQPDASIYVVQDGLLELCLPGPDGKECVVKEVVPGDSVNSLLSILDVITGHQHPQRTVSARAARDSTVLRLPVEAFSAVFTKYPESLVRVVQIIMVRLQRVTFLALHNYLGLTNELFSHEIQPLRLFPSPGLPTRTSPVRGSKRVVSASATEEPRETPGRPPDPTGAPLPGPAGDPVKPTSLEAPSAPLLSRCISLPVDISGLQGGPRSDFDMAYERGRISVSLQEEASGGPQAAPARTPTQEPREQPAGACEHSFCEEELATGGCPFGPYQGRQTSSIFEAAKRELAKLMRIEDPSLLNSRVLLHHAKAGTVIARQGDQDVSLHFVLWGCLHVYQRMIDKAEDVCLFVAQPGELVGQLAVLTGEPLIFTLRAQRDCTFLRISKSDFYEIMRAQPSVVLSAAHTVAARMSPFVRQMDFAIDWTAVEAGRALYRQGDRSDCTYIVLNGRLRSVIQRGSGKKELVGEYGRGDLIGVVEALTRQPRATTVHAVRDTELAKLPEGTLGHIKRRYPQVVTRLIHLLSQKILGNLQQLQGPFPGSGLGVPPHSELTNPASNLATVAVLPVCAEVPMVAFTLELQHALQAIGPTLLLNSDIIRARLGASALDSIQEFRLSGWLAQQEDAHRIVLYQTDASLTPWTVRCLRQADCILIVGLGDQEPTLGQLEQMLENTAVRALKQLVLLHREEGAGPTRTVEWLNMRSWCSGHLHLRCPRRLFSRRSPAKLHELYEKVFSRRADRHSDFSRLARVLTGNTIALVLGGGGARGCSHIGVLKALEEAGVPVDLVGGTSIGSFIGALYAEERSASRTKQRAREWAKNMTSVVEPVLDLTYPVTSMFTGSAFNRGIHRVFQDKQIEDLWLPYFNVTTDITASAMRVHKDGSLWRYVRASMTLSGYLPPLCDPKDGHLLMDGGYINNLPADIARSMGAKTVIAIDVGSQDETDLSTYGDSLSGWWLLWKRLNPWTDKIKVPDMAEIQSRLAYVSCVRQLEVVKSSSYCEYLRPPIDCFKTMDFGKFDQIYDVGYQYGKAVFGGWSRGDIIEKMLTDRRSADLNESRRADVLAFPSSGFTDLAEIVSRIEPPTSYVSDGCADGEESDCLTEYEEDAGPDCSRDEGGSPEGASPSTASEMEEEKSILRHRRCPPPDPPSSAVDA; via the exons ATGGGGGCATCGAGTCACGGGCCGTCTGTGACCTCCTCGGGGGCCGGGGACTTGGCGGAGTGGGATGGGGACGGGGGCGTCCCGGCCTCCGTGGAGGGCTCGGCAGGCCGGATATGCGATGCGCAGCCAGTGCCCTTCATCCCGCAGGTGCTGGGCGTGATGATTGGGGCTGGAGTCGCGGTGCTGGTCACTGCCGTATTCATCCTCCTGCTGGTGCGGAGACTGCGAGTGCAGA AGACTCCAGCCCCGGATGGTCCCAGGTATCGATTCCGGAAGAGGGACAAAGTGCTTTTCTATGGTCGGAAGATTATGCGGAAG GTGTCACAATCCACTTCCTCCCTGGTGGATGCTTCGGTCTCCACCACTTCCCGGCCACGCATGAAGAAGAAActtaagatgctcaacattgccaAGAA GATCCTGCGCATCCAAAAAGAGGCCCCAACACTGCAACGGAAGGAGCCCCCGCCCGCGGTGCTTGAAGCTGACTTGACGGAGGGTGACCTGGCTAACTCCCACCTGCCCTCCGAGGTGCTCTACATGCTCAAGAATGTCCG GGTGCTGGGCCACTTCGAGAAGCCGCTCTTCCTGGAGCTCTGCCGACACATGgtcttccagcggctcagccagGGTGACTACGTCTTCCGGCCAGGCCAGCCAGATGCCAGTATCTATGTGGTGCAGGATGGGCTGCTGGAGCTCTGTCTGCCAGGGCCT GACGGGAAGGAGTGTGTGGTGAAGGAAGTGGTCCCTGGGGACAGTGTCAACAGCCTCCTGAGCATCCTGGACGTCATCACC GGCCACCAGCACCCCCAGCGCACTGTGTCCGCCCGGGCGGCCCGAGACTCCACGGTGCTGCGGCTGCCAGTGGAGGCCTTCTCTGCTGTGTTCACCAAGTACCCCGAGAGCTTGGTGCGGGTGGTGCAG ATTATCATGGTGAGGCTGCAGCGGGTTACCTTCCTGGCGCTCCACAACTACCTGGGTCTGACCAATGAGCTCTTCAGCCAC GAGATCCAGCCCCTGCGCCTcttccccagccctggcctcccAACCCGCACCAGCCCCGTGCGTGGCTCCAAGCGGGTAGTCAGTGCCTCCGCCACTGAGGAGCCAAGGGAGACTCCCGGCCGGCCACCTGACCCCACTGGGGCCCCGCTGCCTGGACCTGCAG GGGACCCGGTGAAGCCCACCTCCCTGGAGGCCCCCTCCGCCCCGCTGCTGAGTCGCTGCATCTCCCTGCCAGTGGACATCTCAG GCTTGCAGGGTGGCCCCCGTTCGGACTTTGACATGGCGTATGAGCGTGGCCGGATCTCCGTGTCCCTGCAGGAAGAGGCTTCAGGGGGGCCCCAGGCGGCTCCCGCTCGG ACCCCCACTCAGGAGCCCCGGGAGCAGCCAGCGGGTGCCTGTGAGCACAGCTTCTGTGAGGAGGAGTTGGCCACGGGGGGTTGCCCCTTCGGGCCCTACCAGGGACGCCAGACAAGCAGCATCTTTGAGGCGGCGAAGCGGGAGCTGGCCAAACTGATGCGGATCGAG GACCCCTCCCTCCTCAACAGCCGGGTCCTGCTCCATCATGCCAAAGCTGGCACCGTCATCGCCCGCCAGGGGGACCAG GATGTGAGCCTGCACTTTGTGCTGTGGGGCTGCCTGCACGTGTATCAGCGCATGATCGACAAGGCGGAGGACGTGTGCCTGTTCGTGGCACAACCCGGAGAGCTGGTGGGTCAGCTGGCGGTGCTCACCGGGGAGCCCCTTATCTTCACACTGAGAGCCCAGCGAGACTGCACCTTCCTGAGGATCTCTAAGTCTGACTTCTATGA GATCATGCGTGCACAGCCCAGTGTGGTGCTGAGCGCCGCGCACACGGTGGCCGCGAGGATGTCGCCCTTCGTGCGCCAGATGGACTTTGCCATCGACTGGACGGCGGTGGAGGCGGGACGCGCTTTGTACAG gcagggCGACCGCTCCGACTGCACCTACATCGTGCTCAATGGGCGGCTGCGCAGCGTCATCCAGCGCGGCAGCGGCAAGAAGGAGCTGGTGGGCGAGTACGGCCGCGGCGACCTCATTGGTGTG GTGGAGGCGCTGACACGACAGCCTCGTGCCACGACGGTGCACGCGGTGCGCGACACGGAGCTGGCCAAACTCCCCGAGGGCACCCTGGGCCACATCAAACGTCGATACCCGCAG GTCGTAACCCGCCTCATCCACCTGCTAAGCCAGAAAATTTTGGGGAATTTGCAGCAGCTGCAAGGACCCTTCCCGG GCTCGGGACTCGGCGTCCCCCCTCACTCGGAACTTACCAACCCAGCCAGCAACTTGGCAACCGTGGCGGTCCTGCCGGTGTGCGCTGAGGTGCCCATGGTGGCCTTCACCCTGGAGCTGCAGCATGCTCTGCAAGCGATTG GTCCAACGCTTCTCCTCAACAGTGACATCATCCGGGCCCGCCTAGGGGCTTCTGCCCTGGATAG CATCCAAGAGTTCCGGCTGTCAGGGTGGCTGGCGCAGCAGGAGGATGCCCACCGCATAGTGCTGTACCAGACTGACGCGTCACTGACACCCTGGACTGTGCGCTGCCTACGCCAGGCCGACTGCATCCTCATCGTGGGCCTGGGTGACCAGGAGCCCACTCTTGGCCAG CTGGAGCAGATGCTGGAGAACACGGCGGTGCGCGCCCTCAAGCAGCTGGTGCTGCTGCACCGGGAGGAGGGCGCGGGCCCCACGCGGACGGTCGAGTGGCTCAACATGCGGAGCTGGTGCTCGGGGCACTTGCATCTGCGCTGTCCACGCCGCCTCTTCTCTCGCCGCAGCCCAGCCAAGTTG CACGAGCTCTATGAGAAGGTTTTCTCGAGGCGCGCGGACCGGCACAGCGACTTTTCCCGCCTGGCGCGGGTGCTCACAGGCAACACCATCGCCCTGGTGCTGGGCGGGGGCGGTgccag GGGCTGCTCACACATCGGCGTGCTGAAGGCATTGGAGGAGGCAGGGGTCCCTGTCGACCTGGTGGGTGGCACGTCCATCGGCTCCTTCATCGGTGCCCTGTACGCTGAGGAGCGAAGCGCCAGCCGCACTAAGCAGCGGGCCCGGGAGTGGGCcaag AACATGACTTCGGTGGTGGAGCCGGTGCTGGACCTCACGTACCCCGTCACCTCCATGTTCACCGGGTCGGCCTTCAACCGCGGCATTCACCGCGTCTTCCAAGACAAGCAGATCGAG GACCTGTGGCTGCCGTACTTCAACGTGACCACGGACATCACCGCCTCAGCCATGCGCGTCCACAAAGATG GCTCCCTGTGGCGATACGTACGCGCCAGCATGACGCTGTCGGGCTACCTGCCCCCGCTGTGCGACCCGAAGGACGGGCACCTCCTCATGGACGGCGGCTACATCAACAACCTGCCAG CGGACATCGCCCGCAGCATGGGTGCCAAGACGGTCATCGCCATCGATGTGGGGAGCCAGGATGAGACGGACCTCAGTACCTACGGGGACAGCCTGTCTGGCTGGTGGCTGCTGTGGAAGCGGCTAAACCCCTGGACAGACAAGATCAAGGTTCCAGACATGGCTGAGATCCAGTCTCGCCTGGCCTACGTGTCCTGCGTGCGGCAGCTGGAGGTTGTTAAGTCCAGCTCCTACTGCGAGTACCTGCGCCCGCCCATCGACTGCTTCAAGACCATGGACTTCGGGAAGTTCGACCAGATCTAT GATGTGGGCTACCAGTACGGGAAGGCTGTGTTTGGGGGCTGGAGCAGGGGCGACATCATTGAGAAGATGCTCACGGACCGGCGGTCTGCTGACCTCAATGAGAGCCGCCGTGCGGAT GTTCTGGCCTTCCCCAGCTCTGGCTTCACCGACTTGGCAGAGATCGTGTCCCGGATTGAGCCCCCCACGAGCTACGTTTCCGATGGCTGTGCTGATG GAGAAGAGTCAGATTGCCTGACAGAGTATGAGGAAGACGCAGGGCCTGACTGCTCGCGGGACGAAGGGGGCTCTCCCGAGGGCGCCAGCCCCAGCACCGCTTCTGAGATG GAGGAGGAGAAGTCAATTCTCCGGCACCGGCGCTGCCCGCCCCCGGACCCTCCCAGCTCGGCTGTGGATGCCTGA